The Bradyrhizobium sp. CCGB01 genome segment TTGCTCTGCATGGATTGACCGGAAGCGGCGCCTGCTGGACGCCGTTGGCGCGCGCGCTTGAAGATCGCTACGACGTGATCATGCCCGACGCGAGAGGACATGGCGCGTCGAGCGCGCCATCAGGCGGATATCTGTATGGTGACTTCGCGAGCGACGTCATCGGCCTCATCGAAGCGCTCGGGCTTGTCGCGCCAGTGCTGCTCGGCCATTCCATGGGCGGCATGACGGCGGCAGTGGTTGCTAGCGAGGTGGACACGGCCATTCGTGGTGTCATCCTGGCTGACCCGACGTTCCTGAGCCCCGAGCGCCAGCGCGAAGTCTACGAGAGCGACGTTGCCGAGCAGCATCGCCGGCTGCGCGGTCGTAACAAAGATGAGGTGCTGACCGAGACGAAGGCGCGGCAACCGCACCGTTCGCCCGAGCTACTCGAGCTGATCGTCGATGCGAGGCTGCGGACCGGCATCAGCGCTTTCGAAGTTCTCACACCGCCGAACCCGGATTATCGCTCGCTGGTCAAAGCCATCGCGGTCCCGAACCTGCTTGTCATAGGGGACAATGGCGTTGTCTCCGTCGAGACGGCGCGGGAGCTGCAGGGGCTCAATCCACGCCTTCGCTTTGAGCTGATTGCGAACGCCGGCCATGGGCTGCCGTATGACAGGCCGGAAGAGTTTGCGGCGGTGGTCAGGTCGTTTCTTGAAACAGTGGTTGGGTGACGTGCCGCTTCGTAGCCCGCATAAGCGAAGCGACATGCGGGAAAACTCCGTCCACAAAGACCCCGGATATCGCTTCGCTCATCCGGGCTACGGGAGCCCTCGCCCACACCTCCAATTGTCTTGAGCCGCCCGCAGCGACCGTGTAAGGCCGCAAGGGTCCTACCCAGGTGATCCCTTGAACCCCCTCCCCCAAAATCCCGTGGCCGCGTCCGGATCGTTCGCGGCGATGAAGTCCGTGCCGTACCGCCTCCAGTTCGTGGCTTACGTGCTGGCGATGATGGCCGACAATATCGAGCATGTGATCAGCTACTGGGTGGTGTTCCAGAAATTCCATTCGCCGGCGCTGGCGGGTTTCGCCGTGCTGTCGCACTGGCTGCCGTTCCTGCTGTTCTCGGTCGCCGTCGGCGGGCTCGCCGACCGGTTCGATCCGCGCCGCATCATCCAGTGCGGCATGCTGCTGTTCATCGTGGCATCAAGCGGCTGGGGCTACTTCTTCATCACCGACACGATCCAGATGTGGCACGCGATGCTGCTGCTGGTGATCCACGGCTGCGCCGGCGTGCTGTGGCAGACGCCGAACCAGCTGCTGCTCTACGACCTCGTCGGTCCGGCCGACCTGCCGAGCGCCGTTCGGCTGAACGCGATGGCGCGCTATCTCGGCATCCTGGTCGGCCCCGCCGTCGGCGGAATTATCATGCTGACGCTCGGCACCTCGCATGGCATCATCTTCAACACGCTGTTCTATCTGCCGATGCTGCTCTGGCTGTTCCGGGCGCCGGTCCGCGACACGAGTGTCGCCGTGCGGCGCTTCGCCGTGCGCGGTTTTGCCGACATCATGCTGACGATGCGTGCCATCGGCACGCAGCCGGTGCTGACCGCGATGACATGGCTCGCCGGCCTCACCTCCTTCATGATTGGCAACGCGTATCACGCGCAGATGCCGGGCTTTGCCGGTGATCTCGGCCATGGCGATCCCGGCGTGTCCTACAGCGTGCTGCTCGCGGCCGATGCGGCCGGCGCACTGCTCGCCGGCATCGCGCTGGAATCCTGGGGACGGCTCAAGGGCACGCCGCGCATCGCGATCACGCTCGCGATGCT includes the following:
- a CDS encoding alpha/beta fold hydrolase → MTNWIHGNIQANGIDIHYLRTGRDKPPLIALHGLTGSGACWTPLARALEDRYDVIMPDARGHGASSAPSGGYLYGDFASDVIGLIEALGLVAPVLLGHSMGGMTAAVVASEVDTAIRGVILADPTFLSPERQREVYESDVAEQHRRLRGRNKDEVLTETKARQPHRSPELLELIVDARLRTGISAFEVLTPPNPDYRSLVKAIAVPNLLVIGDNGVVSVETARELQGLNPRLRFELIANAGHGLPYDRPEEFAAVVRSFLETVVG
- a CDS encoding MFS transporter, which translates into the protein MNPLPQNPVAASGSFAAMKSVPYRLQFVAYVLAMMADNIEHVISYWVVFQKFHSPALAGFAVLSHWLPFLLFSVAVGGLADRFDPRRIIQCGMLLFIVASSGWGYFFITDTIQMWHAMLLLVIHGCAGVLWQTPNQLLLYDLVGPADLPSAVRLNAMARYLGILVGPAVGGIIMLTLGTSHGIIFNTLFYLPMLLWLFRAPVRDTSVAVRRFAVRGFADIMLTMRAIGTQPVLTAMTWLAGLTSFMIGNAYHAQMPGFAGDLGHGDPGVSYSVLLAADAAGALLAGIALESWGRLKGTPRIAITLAMLWSVALLGFAVVRIYPVAIVLLFFAGFFELSFNTMAQALVQLNAPSDIRGRVVGLYNMAGLGMRAFSGITVGLFGAAIGIHWSLGLSAAVLLALLCVLHGRATRKAAG